The Spirochaetaceae bacterium genome window below encodes:
- a CDS encoding DUF4143 domain-containing protein, with product MTAATLPTSPLLGAIWETFVFAELRKLVSLQDEPATLWFYRDQRAREIDFVIDSGGRLSFIEAKWQEHPRNHDARTIHAVSRELADSNLPWTPGRHLVIGTPANRYDLANNVTALGVADLGPAFAAPQ from the coding sequence GTGACCGCCGCCACGCTTCCCACATCGCCACTGCTTGGGGCAATCTGGGAGACGTTCGTGTTCGCCGAGCTGCGCAAGCTGGTCTCGCTGCAGGACGAGCCGGCCACCCTGTGGTTCTACCGCGACCAGCGCGCCCGCGAGATCGACTTCGTCATCGACAGCGGCGGCCGCCTGTCCTTCATTGAGGCGAAGTGGCAGGAGCACCCCCGCAATCACGACGCGCGAACCATCCACGCCGTCTCGCGGGAGCTCGCCGACAGCAACCTGCCATGGACGCCCGGACGCCACCTGGTCATCGGCACCCCCGCGAACCGCTACGACCTCGCCAATAATGTCACGGCGCTCGGTGTCGCCGACCTCGGCCCGGCGTTCGCAGCGCCGCAATGA
- a CDS encoding HAD-IA family hydrolase: protein MARAAFHETLLTDAITGIVTDAEWRRRIAARLGTQFGPAASAAAVAQWSISAGEVQTGTLAVLQSARSAVPLGLVSNATTRLSDDLSRLRIAGAFDFIVNSSAIGCHKPSACFYEHALRRCGCSPEQVFFVDDRPDNVAGPADFGFQAHLFRDTNTLEQALRTAGVMPESSPQGG from the coding sequence ATGGCCCGAGCGGCGTTCCACGAGACGCTCCTGACCGATGCGATAACCGGTATCGTGACCGACGCCGAGTGGCGTAGGCGGATCGCCGCCCGGCTCGGAACCCAGTTCGGTCCCGCCGCCTCTGCCGCCGCGGTAGCGCAATGGTCGATAAGCGCCGGCGAGGTGCAAACCGGTACGCTGGCTGTGCTCCAGTCTGCGCGTTCCGCCGTCCCGCTCGGCCTGGTCTCCAACGCCACCACCAGGCTCTCCGACGACCTCTCCCGCCTGCGCATCGCCGGCGCGTTCGACTTCATCGTCAACTCCTCGGCCATCGGCTGCCACAAGCCCTCCGCCTGCTTCTACGAGCATGCCCTGCGCCGCTGCGGCTGCTCCCCCGAACAAGTGTTTTTCGTCGACGACCGCCCTGACAACGTCGCCGGCCCAGCCGACTTCGGCTTTCAAGCCCACCTCTTCCGCGACACCAACACCCTGGAGCAAGCCCTGCGCACCGCCGGCGTGATGCCCGAGAGTAGCCCTCAAGGCGGCTGA